From the Nerophis lumbriciformis linkage group LG05, RoL_Nlum_v2.1, whole genome shotgun sequence genome, the window GGATAATTGAACCTCAGATTCTTGAGTAGCAGTGTGGTTTTTCGTCTTGGTCGGGGAACTGTGGGCCAACTAtgtactctcggcaggatcctttAGAGTAAATGGGAGTTCGCCCAACCAGTCGACATGTGCTttgtcctgtggggagtactcagagagtatggggtatctgattgtggcggtttgctccctgtatgatcaatgtcagagcttggtctgcattgcaggcagtaagtcggacccgtttataGGGCgcttccgaccggtaggagaccacggggaagacccaggacagggTGGAGAGACTATATGTCTCCAAGCTGGCCTGAAAACGCTTTGGGATCTCCCGGAGAGAGCTGCAAGAAGTAGCTgtggacagggaagtctgggcttctcttgcttaggctgctgcccccgcgacccgactttggataagcggaagaagatagatggatggatggctgtattaaaaaaaaatgcaaagcaAATATATACTCAACAATTCCATATTAGAGAAAACAGCTGAACTGTGTATACAGGTGACGTAAAATAGTTTGCGGTTGTTTTGACGTAAAATCAAGAGGTGTGTTTTAATGTTACGTTCTAAAAATTGCCTTTTGCGCCACCAATTTAGTGGCGTCCAATTTAAGGATCTATgtcataaactgtattttttttttttaaacctttatttatagtattcaacatttacaatattaacatacaagcaaaaaaataataataatcaaaacatgtacagaaacagtacaaaacagcgccacaactgaataaagcaactaaagaaaaatgcaaattatatatatgtgtaaagccataagctcacacaagttccgtaaataatccaaatttggagcacagcatcttagttttcacagctttttggttgttagaggtataAACTGTGTTACAGTTAttttcagttcggctttggctcatcagaagatagatagatagatggcgccgctgtagtggctgctgttggcaggagctctgtgctcttgtgtcatccttttgtgtttccctcttgttttcatgtgttgtatatatatttttttgccttttggttcgggaccctttgggactgtgtgacaaggggtggcactttcgtcacttctgcggtgcttttttgtgaacttctggatcgcgcggagaccagctgctgggtctccgCCACACcacagtccgtttggagagactggaggagatgtggatgaagagacaggacgcttcacagtgtcttggctgaatgagcaggcatcggacacctcggtctccttagacgcatcctcgctcatccatgcggactggacactggccgagttggtgggcggccgagagtggagtcggctctcttggttgctttgttgggtctgctcctgtctctggccatgctccctccaccccagcagatgatggcgtggaacaccgctactttttattcatagctgtatgtagaagtggctggttgcatcagctctgctctttttaatgtctttaatgtcctttgtgttctgtgATGTTTCCCTCtaacacacatgtaagagggatatgtgctatggctatgagttgtttttttctcttggcctcagtctggaccccctctccaggggcccaggcttagaccaaatttttttttctcccccccattgtttacctgtatctcaccttttttgtaaggggcgccggaagttggcagacccgtcagcgatcctgttctgtctccctgtaatgtttgtctgctcttgaatgggattgtgctgaaaattgtaatttccccttggggattaataaagtatttctgattctgattctgattgccgTTCAAAAAAGGAAGCTTAAAAAGAAACGCCTACGTTCAACCTCATTGGCTACTGAACTTTCGTGACTTCCCATTGGTCGACGCTCCCGTCAGTTTGTCCGCTTCCGGCTTTGCTGCTCGGTTTGTTATGGGACTTCTTGACTTCAGCTTAATTCGAGTCCTTTTTTTACTAAAGTCGGTAAGATTGACCTCTTTTTCTCCTCCACGTAATTGTTCTTTGAAGTTATCGCTCAGATAACACTTTGTTGTCACAAGCGAAGCCCGCTCTTAACGCTAAACATAAACGACGACAGGTTGAATGTGGTCTTTTGCCGCCATTGCCAGGGTTTTAACGTGTTAACGACTCAAGTTCACCTAGTCCTCCATTATTACATTAAATGCCGACTTTTTATTTCGTTTCATGATTAAAGCAACATGTCAGGACCCAATGGCCTGAGACGGCCAGGACCCCGGAAAGTGTCCTTAATTTCGACCAACCAGCTTGTCCAGAGCCGCTCGGAAGGTACCATCTGCCTGCAGCGGGGGACCATGTGTGAGGAGAAGCCTTCCAACAATGCCGAGTTCGTCTTTATAAAGGTACTAAATATGTGCGACGTGTTACATTCAAACTGCTTTGAACTAGTCAGGGTTAGTTCCCAATAAAATAGTTGAACACagattgagacaaagattatttatgtatttaatatttgtttgcttactattgcAGTGttcttcaaccttttttgagccaaggcacatttttttcattgaaaaaatcctgaggcacaccacaagcagaaatcattaaaaagcgtaactcagtagccgatgttgacaataaaaagtcgttctcgcaattgttggatatgaatttaaaccataaccaagcatgcatgactatagctcttgtctcaaagtaggtgtacggtcaccacctgtcacatcacgccgtgacttattcagagttttttcgtgttttcctgtgtttagtgttttagtccttgtcaggcgctcctattttggtgttttttcctgttttgttggtattttcctgttgcagtttcatgtcttccttgagcgctattctccacacctgctttgttttcacaatccagactattttaaaatgtgcgaacgctttccttctttgtggggacattgttgattgtcatgtcatgtgcggatgtactttgtggacgccgtctccgctccacacgctgtaagtctttgctgtcgtccagcattttgtgttttgtttacttcgcagccagttcagttttagtttcgttctgcatagcccaagcttcaatgcctttttttttagcggcaatcaccttttgtttatttttggtttaagcataagatacctttttacctgcacactgcttctcgctgtcgtctgcatattgtgatcatgacacgacgtgttcccgacatctacaaagcaattagctacttgctgccacctactgatatggaagagtataacatggttactctgccatattatttacggattataattacttatgtgcaaaaaatatttttaacccaattaggtgaaattacataatctcccacgccacaccagactgtatttcacggcacactagtgtgccgcggcacagtggttgaaaaacactgtactattgtatattatttatttattatttattagttcactgttctgttacagagaacaaggacattggataaaattactatggtatgaaaaggggtaggattaaataagctctgcttcttcctactccttttcggacgtgctgtcatGAAACAACTGGAGATGTGTGCTGTATTACATTGTACCGTATGCATAAGAGTGTAACTGCACACAAAaagttcggttcggtacgtacctcggtttagaggtcacggtttggttcattttcggtacagtaagaaaacaacaaaatatatattttttggttatttatttaccaaaattgtaaacaatggctttatccttttaacgttgggtacactataataattctgcccaaaaatagaaatagctctgtgtgtgttccAATTCAATTATTTAGTGTCTCTGGATCTTGTTTAAATCTCAGCTCAGATAATACAGTTCTTGGAGAAAGGTTTTGGAGAGTAAAGCAGTACAGTCCATGTGCTGCGGTTAAGGGTGAAAATGTGTAGAGGGTTGGTTCGAGAGCCTCCTACCAGCCCAGACAGGACAGGTGGTGGGGTTCCTGGCTGGAATCTCCCAAGAACGATCCTTGGACTAGATGCTTTTTTTCCTTAGCTCGCTATCATAAAGAGAAGCCTGGCATGTGTAAGAACCAGGATCATCCTTatatggggtggtatagctcggttggtagagtggccgtgccagcaacttgagggttccaggttcgatccccgctcccgccatcctagtcactgccgttgtgtccttgggcaagacactttacccacctgctcccagtgccacccacactggtttaaatgtaacttagatattgagtttcactatgtaaagcgctttgagtcactagagaaaaagcgctatataaatataattcacttcacttcacttcaaatcaatgtgtacacaaatcaaatatcttcattaaataacaataattgcattataaagtattcagaacaggttctattttttttctcaatattgtACAACATAAATCCACATACATGTcagaatcacaatatgcaataaagtGCTAAAATAACCATTAGCAGCATAAATATGACCTATACAATTCAGTCAGTGCACTAAGCGTGCTTATTATCAAACACATTCAAAAGTACATTCAATATACAATAGTTATCATTGGTTCAAGTCATAGACCTTGTATATGGATGATTGagaaatatgccacaaagactgtTGCAATGAAACAATGGAAGAAAGActaatatattttcataaacatggCCTCACCAACTCCACTTCTACAGTCACACACAGCTTAATGACAAAAAATCCGGCGCTCTATGAAGTTAACAAATAGGCATTTAGTTTAGAATCTCGTCAGCACAATATTTCGGGTGAAAACGAGAAtaaaaacctacctcgagcagAAATACAATCTGTCTCCCCTCACGTCCtgtctaaggctgcagctaacgattatttttctatcgattaatctatagattattttttcgattaatcggttaatctatagattatttttttcgattaatctatagattatttttccttttaccgattattttttttatttaaaatgaagatgaaaaaataaatgtaggccagttttttcaaaaggcatggcttttatttacaaaaaaaaaagtatggccactcagtcaacattgacaacaacatgacaaaatattctgtaacaatgtaaacatttaacaaaattaaaagtagcttatttgcttttaatgtgcaaatataaaagtaaacatccagtgcaaatcttaatattctgcaatagtataagcatttcaaaagtaaaagtattgcttattttgctttaaaatgtgcaaaaataaagataaacatccaattcaaaaaagtgcaaaacggaaatattctgtaacaacagtgtaaacatttcaacaaaagtaaaagtattgcttatttgctaaaatgtgcaaaaataaagataaacatccaatacaaaaaagtgcaaaacgaaatattctgtaacaacagtgtaaacatttcaacaaaagtaaaacttttgcttattttgcttaataacacaacaatgatagtatgattaaagtgaaagttaattgttcgtttgtacatagtatacgtaattgttaatgttgtaaaaggtatttgcacaactaattaacgttagcgttaaagaggagcgcgtctttgtaaacactgaacaggcacgccaaacgctcctctcagagcgaaacggtgctttagtttatgaatttacaacgcagatacaaatgacacattcatgtttttgtgtaatgataacgtacactcacgcggacgattgactagttgatggtgatggcaagaacgctgccgttgtgctgctatgataggccatttccgctcgacacagtgtgcatacaacaacattattagcagaggtgggtagagtagccagaaattgtactcaagtaagagtactgttactttagagatttattactcaagtaaaagtaaggagtagtcacccaaatatttacttgagtaaaagtaaaaagtatgttgtgaaaaaactactcaagtactgagtaacatacacacacatatcatatatatatatatatatatatatatatatatatatatatatatatatatatatatatatatatatatgtgtatatatatatacacacacacacacacacacacacacacacacacacacatatatatatatacattgatatatacagtatataatttatatttatttattttgccgtttttgtttacatgttaaaggtgttttaataattatacatgcatgtttaacatatagattcctttctttcatgaagacaagaatataagttggtgtattacctgattctgatgacttgcattgattgtaatcaggaagcagtgctggtaacgtccacgttttcaaatggaggcgaaaaaaagttcctcctttctgtctaataccacatgaaagtggttgttatttggcatcttatttgtccaccttccatattcgtttttataccctttacaagaaatacattggcggcaaactccgtagctggctagcttgtttgcgctggctttcggagactcttattttgaaagcgcaggcgcgatggagcgggacttttattgtgaagacaggaactgtgcagtcagtctttacggttgaaataaaaaaagggtcttttttccttcacacttttgattgattgattggaacttttattagtagattgcacagtacagtacatattccgtacaattgaccactaaatggtaacacccgaagttagctcggagccagtcaggtcatgtgacccctggctctgtttgattggtccaacgacaccagtgactgcatctgattggtggaacgaagtgaaacgtcaccagtaaggcaggcactttgaaggtctgtctgacagaccaaaacaaacaaagcgtgcattaacagatcgataaaaattagtagcgagtagcgagctgaatgtagataaaagtagcggagtaaaagtagcgtttcttcttaggccgtttattgaaacactcccacacttttgacgacttttggcgtgcttttttcccctcgctcgcaccgctcgcatcgtctgctttgcgctccgccatgacggtagtgtgacgtaaatatgcgacgcgtcgacgaacaaaaacgtcctcgacgtatttacgtaaccgatgacgtcgactacgtcgacgcgtcgtttcagccctagtcctgtctactggccactttctgctaccggcttataagcACAGCTGATTGGACCGCGGCGGTCACGTGACTAGGGAGAGCTGCGCGCTCTCCCTAGTCACGTGACAAAGAGTAGTAGCGAGAGCCTAATAGTCTCCGCAAAAGTATGTATTTGACACCTGCGTTACaccagcatgccgtgtgttgtgccttggtgtgcattgttcacacaacgtgcggtacgctacttatgtCGGTCTGTgcagtgcgctacttaatatgtttgtgtggaaactcgttcggtacacctccgaactgaaccgaaccccccgtaccgaaacggttcaatacaaatacacgtaccgttacacccttacgtatgcatgttcaaaattaactggaactgaactgaacaggTGCTGGAAAAGGCCATTACTGCGACAGTGGCGAGAAGTATTCTGCAGGAGGTACCAGATGACTGTGTTGGCCTGTTGGAGCCTGTGGAACCAGAGACTCGCCTAAAACTACTAAGTAAGCCATTAAAAGGCAATGGAGGTGGGGTTTACTTTATTTATTGTGAGGTTTCGTTGTTTTCAGGAGATCCTCAGAAACTGCTCGACTTGGCCAGTCTGCCCATCGGCACCCACCTGTGGGCCCGAACTGGCCCAGGGGACGACTATTCAGAGGCTGAGCTCAAATATTTCGGGCCTCTGACCCAAGAGGGCAGAGCTCATTTCTTTGGGGTGCAGCTCTTGGTAAAGTCAACGTCTGAAAACTTTTAGAACTTGTTTTGTGGAGAACGGTTATTAATGATAATACCGTGTTGGCTGAAGGGCTCCGCAGCGAACAAAGACATCGCCAACAATCTCTACACCAGCTCAGACGGAAACATCATCTTCGTCCCGATCAGCCACGTAAAATGGAAATACCGAAACCGCGGCCTAGATGGCCAACAACGGCCGCGTCAGCTCCGCCACAGTGTCCACCATCGCCGTCCCGTGAACAGGAGTTACAGCCACCTTGATAATCAGCCCCAGTCGCTGGGTTTCCTCCCCAGAGCGACCGAGCAGGCATCTGCAGCAACACTGAGTGTGGGACAACGGGTGAGTATATCCCAGGAGGGCACTGCTGTGAGCGGAGAGGTGCGCTTCTGCGGTACCTTGCCTGCTCGGTCTTCATCTGAGACTTATGTGGGCGTCCTGCTGGTCAGTACCTTCATTGCTTTCAAACACGTTTCATGTCAAGCAGCGTGTCAAAAACTTGGAATTCTGTCCTAGGACACTCCGACTGGCAACTGGGATGGACATTATGAAGGAGAGAGGTTGTGTCAAATTCCTTATCCCGCGTATGGAAAACTGCTTCCAGCATCGGATGTTACCCCAGGTGGCACCTCCATATCATGATTATTTGTCGTTAGTGATGCAACGATTATAGATTTTGACTAAGATTATAATCTGGGGAATAATCACGGTTCCACAATTATTATGCATTGAATCATTTCAcaacaaaacatttataaaatcctCCTAATTTCTTAGAGATTTGAATGTGTTATTTATTACTGTCGGAAAGAATAAGAACGTTATGACAGTAAAATAAAttatgaacgggacaagcggtagtaaacggatggatggataacaataaacaaaaagtattattaatattaaatgattgattttataaatgtattattgatataagtTTACAATTAACTTTATTGATCCCCCAGGGGAAAATGTTGATCCTGTGAGTAATAAACTCAAacacttttcaaatgttcttgtaatcagccaATATTTTCGGTGTAttggatggaatttttacctaaaaaataAGATTCCatttaatataccgaaaatattgtctgattacaagaacgttTGAAAACTATATGAACaataagacataatgaacctttttgagcaaaagTGTTATTGTCATCAACTCTTTCATGCCTATTCATACATTGTAAATCATCTCGTTTATGCTGTGTTAATAACAACTTGAATGAACATATTTATGAACCCATGGCATAGTGATGTTGTTTTACACACTCATAATGGCCGTCAGAGCACCTCTATATCATGTATATTTGTCCTTAGTGATGCAACGATTATAGATTTTGACTAAGATTATAATCTGGGGAATAATCACAGTTCCACAACTATTATGCGTTGAATCATTTCACAACAAAACATTTATCAAATCATACTAATTACTTAGATTTTTTGATGTGTTATGTATTACTGTCGGAAACAATATTAacgtaatgacagtaaaataaattatgacaataaacaaaaagtattattaatattaaattatttaattaataaatgtattattgatataagtTTACAATTAACTTTATTGATCCCCCAGAGGAAAATGTTACTCCTGTGAATAATAAACTCAAGTACTTTtataatgttcttgtaatcagataatattttcagtatattagatggaatttgtaCCTAAAAATTAAGATTCCCTACTGAAAATGTTGTCTGATTACGAGAAAATTTGAAAAGTATATGaacaagaagacataatgaacctttttgagcaaaaaGTGTTATTGTCATCAACTCTTACATGCCTATTCATACATTGTTAATCATCTAGTTTATGCTGTGTTAATAACAACTTGAATGAACATATCTATGATCCCATGGCATAGTGATGTTGTTCTACACGCTCctattatgttagtgttttacactGCCTATAGTTTATTCAACACAGACAGGAAGAGGCAATCTCTAACATTAAATAGTCACAGAATGACctgttgctgtttgtttacactgaactgACTCAACACTAAGCTACTGATTGTAAGTGACACCTGTATAGTTAACTTAATTCTTAATGAAGTAACTTGCCACTTACATAGTTTTAACTCAGCTATTATGCCTTACCTTTACTTTGGCGTGTAAAGCTTGGTAGTGATCCCGCAAATGCTGCACCATAATGGACGTTTTAGAGCATTTAACCGCAGAATTTCTGCTTGAATTTCTTCTGGCAGGTGCTGCAAATGTGTGAGCCATCGTCTTCAATAACTTATTTTTTAAGTAACCGAAATGTTCCCACGCTGCCCTTAGCTTTTTtcagacaactttttttttggagACAACTTCACTACTGTGTCCTGCTTCCATTTTAAGCTAATGTAGCATACTAGCATGTCTTTCGATAGGCGCGTGCACCGTTACTGTAACTTTGTTTTCATTTTGGGCAAGTTATGATGAAAAGAACATACCAGCATATGTAGTGAGTGAGGAGGACTGAAACACACACTGTGGTAGAGCCTTTGCTATTAAGTAACCATGACGTTTTTAATCGCGGTTAATAGTAAAACTGGTTTATCGTTGCTTCACTACTATTCATCTGCATAATGTCCTCATTTGTTTTCGCGTCTGACTTCTGTGCTCTACACTCCCCAGAGTCCCAGCAGCCTAAAATCCCTCCTCCCCAAGTCCTGAAATCCATTTTGAACACCTCGGCACCCACTACCAGACGTGCCGCAGCACCCACGCCCGCCCCACCCACTACCAAACATGCCTCAGCACCCACGCCCGCCCCACGGGTTGCCCTGATGCCGCCAtacaaaaaaaacctgaaacCTGTTCCTCCGCCGCCGACCCTCCCCAAGTTGGTCCACAATTTCCTTCCTTCGCCGCCTCCCAAGCCGGCGATCACTGCGGTGCATCCCACAAATGGCCCACGCAACCTACCCTCACCGCCCATGTTGGAAGACGTCGATGAGGCAGCGAGGGAGAGCGGGGAGACCCTGGAGGTGGGCTCCATGGTGGAAGTGAACGACCCGCCCCTTTATGGGGTGATTCGCTGGATTGGAAACTTTAATGGGGTTCCTGAGGTGGTGGCAGGCATCGAGCTGGTATGTTTTTATGGCAAAGCTTCTCCTTTAGGCCAGATGTTTCATGTGTGTGCTTTACTACCCAGGACCAGGAGATGGCGGCAGGAACGGACGGCAGTTACCTTGGCGAACGCCACTTCCGCTGCCCGCCTAACAAGGGACTCTTCGTCAAGCTCTTTAACTGCAGGCGGGACTCCAGATTCCCTGTTCCTGAAGCCCGTGTCAATCAAGTGGAGCGCTGCAACTCCATAGGTGATtagtttgtgtgttgtgtgtcaaAGAAGAGAGTTCAAACATCTTTCTGTGCATTGGTAGCTTTCGCAGAGTGGGGCAGCGAGCGTGTGGAGGACCATACGCCTCCTTTGGAAAGCGATAAAGTCAAGGAGCTTTATCAGGGCTGGAAGAGAGGCATTCAGGGTCACCTCAACTCCTGCTACCTGGATGCCACGCTCTTCAGGTGCTGCGTTAATGTCCTGTTTTTAAGAGATCTTTTTGGGATGCATGATGTCTCACTCTTGGCTCGTGGCGTCTTGCTGTGTGCAGCCTTTTCTCCTGCTGTGGCTCAGCAGACTGGTTGTTGTTTTGGCCGTCGGAGGAGAAAGAAGATCAGAGCTCCAAGCAAGCACAAGACCTGCTACGCTGCGAAATTGTTAATCCCCTGCGCAGGTACTAGCATCCTTTCACTTTTCAAAATCAAAGACCTTGTGCATGCTTTTGACAATGACACACGCATGTGTCACTTGGACAAAATACACCATGCAGGTTTGTATTGCCCCTTATGGGTTGTGGCCaaaatgctttggaagacatgctagcatacatgtaacAGAGTACAGTAGAACCGTGTATTTCAGTACAATACTactgtatagtaccgaaaatgtacGGTACAGTAAAAATGAGTTTTTTAATCATTAGACAAGTGGTCAATGACTTATggacatttagacttagacttacttttattgtcattcaaatttgaactttacagtacagataagaacggaattttgttgcattagcttgttgtagtgcaggataaaagagcaataatgtgcatatataaataaatagatttattTATATCTAGATACAGTTAAATATATtgtacttttgcatatgcatccacgtttatggatgtatgtt encodes:
- the cyld3 gene encoding ubiquitin carboxyl-terminal hydrolase CYLD, encoding MSGPNGLRRPGPRKVSLISTNQLVQSRSEGTICLQRGTMCEEKPSNNAEFVFIKVLEKAITATVARSILQEVPDDCVGLLEPVEPETRLKLLRDPQKLLDLASLPIGTHLWARTGPGDDYSEAELKYFGPLTQEGRAHFFGVQLLGSAANKDIANNLYTSSDGNIIFVPISHVKWKYRNRGLDGQQRPRQLRHSVHHRRPVNRSYSHLDNQPQSLGFLPRATEQASAATLSVGQRVSISQEGTAVSGEVRFCGTLPARSSSETYVGVLLDTPTGNWDGHYEGERLCQIPYPAYGKLLPASDVTPESQQPKIPPPQVLKSILNTSAPTTRRAAAPTPAPPTTKHASAPTPAPRVALMPPYKKNLKPVPPPPTLPKLVHNFLPSPPPKPAITAVHPTNGPRNLPSPPMLEDVDEAARESGETLEVGSMVEVNDPPLYGVIRWIGNFNGVPEVVAGIELDQEMAAGTDGSYLGERHFRCPPNKGLFVKLFNCRRDSRFPVPEARVNQVERCNSIAFAEWGSERVEDHTPPLESDKVKELYQGWKRGIQGHLNSCYLDATLFSLFSCCGSADWLLFWPSEEKEDQSSKQAQDLLRCEIVNPLRRYGYVCASKTMALRRLLEAANTNAGFTNQEKDPEEFLNKLFQLLRVEPLLKIRSMTQKQQECHLYQLFPPHTPASSPSSPKKSPVLLPSPLFNRMRVASVQALLESSFLHASLKFAEAPSSLLLLMPRFGKDFKMFDAILPTLCLDITDLLDDTLRQCSICQAVAQWECVECYGDEDITPGHLKQYCHTCNTQVHGHKMRGSHSPVELSIPEGALNSPKNCARQKMVLFAVTCIETSHYVSFVKYGPLPSDWLFFDSMADRKGGENGFNVPLVKPCPEVDSYFSLSQEELSRVDPASLQEPARRLLCDSYMCFYHSPELSLYK